A region from the Geitlerinema sp. PCC 9228 genome encodes:
- a CDS encoding DUF3134 domain-containing protein translates to MKNNPSLRSEPRYQNAPVIPLKQNTSILHWLESTGRLIPREVVEDTEIPEEEQEITELIGVEDTEFEVEAEESDV, encoded by the coding sequence ATGAAAAACAATCCATCGTTACGCTCGGAACCACGCTACCAAAATGCTCCCGTTATTCCCCTCAAACAAAATACCTCGATTTTACACTGGTTGGAAAGTACGGGACGTTTGATTCCTCGGGAAGTGGTTGAAGACACGGAAATTCCAGAAGAAGAACAAGAAATTACCGAACTCATTGGCGTGGAAGATACGGAATTTGAAGTGGAAGCTGAAGAATCTGACGTTTGA